The nucleotide sequence CAGGCGCGAGCTGTTTTAAGTGTCGAGTTTCTCAGTGGTTCGAAGTTATCCCACTGCTCTTCAGACATGTTTTCAGGGTTAGTCAGCCAGTCGTAGCGAGTCCCCTTAAGCAGCTCTACACCTTGGTTTACAAGGGCTTTGTTCTCTTCTATCCGAACCTTGTTGACAGCTTTACCCAGAGACTGAGCAACGTGAAACTTATCAAATGCAATCTTCTGATCTGCGTCTGGAACATTCTCACTGACTGACTTGATGTAAGCCTTGGACATGTCCATCGTCACGCATTCGATCCCCTCTTTATGGTCATAGGGCAGTGTGTCAAAGTACTCGTTGAGACTGTCACTTTTACGGTCATCAGAAACGTGAATAACAACGCCTTGGTCGTGGTCAGTGACCACTGTGACGTATTCATGATGCTTTTGAAATGAGGTTTCATCAACAGCGATTCGTTTTGGTGGCTTAGCATCACGACGAGCCAGTCCTCTCTTCACTGCACGCTGCTGAATACCGTCTATGGCATTCCAACCAAGCTTCATTTGTCGTGCAACTGCCTTCGTAGTTGCCTCCTTTAGCCAGTCAATAACAAGGGCTTCAAACAGAGCTGTATATCGAGAGTCAGATTCAGCCCAGGGCACATTGATGGCTAACACCTTATGCTCAGGGCACTGGGTCCGTGGAACCCTGGCAACTAGAATAGTCTGAAACTGACAGGTATCCAGATGACGCCACTTCTGAGTGATGTGGTCGTAGCCAGAGCAGGGCTTATCGCAAACACTGCATTTGCAGGCCTTTTTACCATTGTGTTCAATGAATACCCGAACCTGTTGATCCTGTAATGACAATTCAACTTCAGAAACGAACCAAGGAGACTCAATACCCAGTATTTGAGAATAGAGTTGCTTATCACGCATCGGTGCATCCTTGCATTGAGTGCTTCAGAATATAATAAATCACCCACTCAAATTGAGGAAGAGCCAAAATGGGCAGCCTGTTTGCAGACTATGAGTTCTTCTATG is from Endozoicomonas gorgoniicola and encodes:
- a CDS encoding ISL3 family transposase, coding for MRDKQLYSQILGIESPWFVSEVELSLQDQQVRVFIEHNGKKACKCSVCDKPCSGYDHITQKWRHLDTCQFQTILVARVPRTQCPEHKVLAINVPWAESDSRYTALFEALVIDWLKEATTKAVARQMKLGWNAIDGIQQRAVKRGLARRDAKPPKRIAVDETSFQKHHEYVTVVTDHDQGVVIHVSDDRKSDSLNEYFDTLPYDHKEGIECVTMDMSKAYIKSVSENVPDADQKIAFDKFHVAQSLGKAVNKVRIEENKALVNQGVELLKGTRYDWLTNPENMSEEQWDNFEPLRNSTLKTARAWAIRQMAMSLWNYKSRAWAIKAWKRWLCWAQRCRLEPIKEVARTVKEHLWGIINAIVLEANNGRAEGVNSKIQSLKNRACGFRNRERYKTAIYFHLGGLDLYPTGVHR